The Pseudomonas triclosanedens genome has a window encoding:
- the tssJ gene encoding type VI secretion system lipoprotein TssJ: protein MTRMSPVKSIALLALVLLTSACSALSPYSKMTKLDLTLTASDQLNPDLDGRPSPIVVRLMELKNPVAFENADFFSLYERAKDSLSPDLVVSEELELRPGETRELKLSVKEGSRYVGVLAAYRDLPETRWRYVVALTPVKLTRAELRLEQNGIQQAETAKKDD from the coding sequence ATGACCCGCATGTCCCCAGTCAAATCCATTGCCCTGCTGGCGCTGGTCCTGCTGACCAGCGCCTGCTCGGCGTTGTCGCCCTACTCGAAGATGACGAAGCTCGACCTGACCCTCACGGCCAGCGACCAGCTCAACCCGGACCTCGACGGGCGCCCCTCCCCCATCGTCGTACGCCTGATGGAACTGAAGAACCCGGTGGCCTTCGAGAACGCGGATTTCTTCAGCCTCTACGAGCGCGCCAAGGATTCGCTGTCCCCCGACCTGGTGGTCAGCGAGGAGCTGGAGCTACGCCCCGGCGAAACCCGCGAACTGAAGCTCAGCGTCAAAGAAGGCAGCCGCTACGTCGGTGTGCTCGCCGCCTATCGCGACCTGCCGGAAACCCGTTGGCGCTATGTCGTCGCGCTGACGCCGGTGAAGCTCACCCGAGCCGAGCTGCGCCTGGAGCAGAACGGCATCCAGCAAGCCGAAACCGCGAAGAAGGATGACTGA
- the icmH gene encoding type IVB secretion system protein IcmH/DotU, which translates to MIKEMDYRQDDKTVLLDHEGDSNSRSPLTDFAEPPRFEQLQERMIYAARLRPEESFNISLNPLVAAAAELLSEVVRLKHSSKVEELQPLNRRLATGIKQFELRALQEGGESSQVMAARYVLCTVLDEAVVSTSWGKESEWSQMSLLSNFHNETFGGEKFFQLLERLSSNPVKHLPMLELMYLCLALGFEGKYQVKQRGMLELEAIRDSLYRQIRQLRGDVPRELSPHWEGLRDKRRSLVRIVPWWMVALFTVVCLGVMYSGFAWVLGEQRDNVLQPYQQLDPAAVESKS; encoded by the coding sequence ATGATCAAGGAAATGGATTACCGCCAGGATGACAAGACCGTCCTGCTCGACCACGAAGGCGACAGCAACTCGCGTAGCCCTCTCACCGACTTCGCCGAGCCGCCACGCTTCGAACAGCTCCAGGAACGCATGATCTACGCCGCCCGCCTGCGCCCGGAGGAAAGCTTCAACATCAGCCTCAACCCGCTGGTGGCCGCCGCCGCCGAACTGCTCTCGGAGGTGGTACGGCTCAAGCACTCGTCCAAAGTCGAGGAGTTGCAGCCACTGAACCGCCGCCTCGCCACAGGCATCAAGCAGTTCGAGCTGCGTGCACTCCAGGAAGGCGGGGAAAGCAGCCAGGTGATGGCGGCCCGCTACGTGCTCTGTACGGTCCTCGACGAAGCGGTGGTCTCCACCTCATGGGGCAAGGAAAGCGAGTGGTCGCAGATGAGCCTGTTGAGCAATTTCCACAACGAGACCTTCGGCGGCGAGAAGTTCTTCCAGTTGCTCGAGCGCCTGTCGAGCAACCCGGTGAAGCACCTGCCCATGCTGGAGCTGATGTACCTGTGTCTGGCGCTGGGATTCGAGGGCAAGTACCAGGTGAAGCAGCGCGGAATGCTTGAACTCGAAGCCATCCGCGACAGCCTCTACCGGCAGATTCGCCAACTGCGCGGTGACGTGCCCCGCGAACTGTCGCCGCATTGGGAAGGCCTGCGCGACAAGCGCCGCAGCCTGGTGCGAATAGTGCCGTGGTGGATGGTGGCGCTGTTCACCGTGGTCTGCCTGGGGGTGATGTATTCGGGCTTCGCCTGGGTGCTCGGCGAACAGCGCGACAACGTGCTGCAACCCTATCAGCAACTCGACCCGGCAGCGGTCGAATCCAAGTCGTAA
- the tssK gene encoding type VI secretion system baseplate subunit TssK — protein sequence MAAHKVIWREGMLLRPQHFQQSDRYHDHQLKTRTRLLGRYNWGFFGLEIDTQFLATGKLVISHASGVLPDGSLFDLGSRDEPLALDIPPNTSSTPVYLALPLVTGNHIEARRPEQLDVLARYTTKEQEVADCNAGDSSSSQVTCGHADFRLLLGEQRNDQAYVRLKLCDVLDTSPDGRITLDPDFIPSHLHFHESAYLLSCLKEVISMLGHRGDTLADRIRSTGKVGGAEVGDFMMLQLINRTELVLRHCLDLEQVHPEEVYRTLLAMLGDLATFSSDSKRPRLDGRYQHSDQGASFRKLMEAIRQVLSMVLEQHAIELVLQQRQYGILVSPLHDHKLLTSASFVLAASAQCEAEELRQRLPAHLKAGPVERIRQLVNLHLPGIRIKPLPVAPRQIPFHANKTYFILELSQEEQTQLERSGGFAFHVSGEFAGLELKFWAIRN from the coding sequence ATGGCCGCGCATAAAGTCATCTGGCGCGAAGGCATGCTCCTGCGCCCGCAACACTTCCAGCAAAGCGACCGCTACCACGACCATCAGCTCAAGACCCGCACCCGCCTTCTGGGCCGCTACAACTGGGGCTTCTTCGGCCTGGAAATCGACACGCAGTTCCTCGCTACCGGCAAGCTGGTGATCAGCCACGCATCCGGCGTCCTCCCCGACGGCTCGCTGTTCGACCTCGGCAGCCGAGACGAGCCACTGGCCCTGGACATACCGCCGAACACCAGCAGCACCCCGGTGTACCTTGCACTGCCGCTGGTCACCGGCAACCACATCGAGGCACGCCGCCCGGAACAGCTCGACGTCCTGGCGCGCTACACCACCAAGGAACAGGAGGTCGCCGACTGCAACGCCGGCGACAGCTCCAGCAGCCAGGTCACCTGCGGCCACGCCGATTTCCGCCTGCTGCTCGGCGAGCAGCGCAACGACCAGGCGTATGTGCGACTGAAGCTCTGCGATGTGCTCGATACCTCGCCCGACGGCCGGATCACCCTCGACCCGGACTTCATCCCCAGCCATCTGCACTTCCACGAAAGCGCCTATCTGCTGTCGTGCCTGAAGGAAGTCATCAGCATGCTCGGGCATCGTGGCGACACCCTGGCCGATCGCATTCGCTCCACCGGCAAGGTGGGCGGCGCGGAGGTCGGCGACTTCATGATGCTGCAGTTGATCAACCGCACCGAACTGGTACTGCGCCACTGCCTCGATCTGGAGCAGGTCCATCCGGAAGAGGTATACCGCACGCTGCTGGCCATGCTTGGCGACCTGGCGACCTTCTCCAGCGACAGCAAGCGCCCGCGCCTGGACGGCCGCTACCAGCACAGCGACCAGGGCGCCAGCTTCCGCAAGCTGATGGAAGCAATTCGCCAGGTGCTGTCGATGGTGCTCGAACAGCACGCCATCGAACTGGTCCTGCAACAACGCCAGTACGGCATCCTGGTTTCGCCGCTGCACGACCACAAGTTGCTCACCAGCGCCTCTTTCGTGCTCGCCGCCAGCGCGCAGTGCGAGGCCGAGGAACTGCGTCAGCGATTGCCGGCGCACCTCAAGGCCGGCCCGGTGGAGCGCATCCGCCAACTGGTCAACCTGCACCTGCCAGGGATCCGCATCAAACCGCTGCCCGTGGCGCCAAGACAGATCCCGTTCCACGCCAACAAGACCTATTTCATCCTCGAACTCAGCCAGGAAGAACAGACGCAGCTGGAACGCTCCGGCGGCTTCGCCTTCCACGTATCCGGCGAATTCGCCGGACTCGAACTGAAGTTCTGGGCCATCAGGAACTGA
- a CDS encoding serine/threonine-protein kinase, translating to MTSQNQPLASTALEGVAEAGNLTYFAFLEQPQEPPQPTAAETEPLPPLPDVLGGRYRLERMIGVGGMGAVYRARDLLREQFGDPDPHVAVKLLNDEFAEHCDASALLYSEFALTTRLRHPHIVRLHSFEMDIACRRAFITLELMRGLTLDQLLCERPQGLPWNECRDIALALLDALAYSHQRGVLHGDLKPSNVMLADDGPRLFDYGLGQAQEGLLEGLPRLSRERFSAWTPRYAALELLDGAPLSPASDLFAVACVLHELASGHHPYRRLNARQAKAMQLEAQLKAPDQLPAPTWQALRTALALEESRRHITAAELRKAFLAQPARRFSHWFQRRKG from the coding sequence ATGACCAGCCAGAACCAGCCCCTGGCCTCCACCGCGCTGGAAGGCGTCGCCGAGGCTGGCAACCTCACCTACTTTGCCTTCCTCGAACAACCTCAGGAGCCACCGCAGCCGACCGCCGCCGAAACCGAGCCACTACCGCCCCTGCCCGACGTTCTCGGCGGGCGCTACCGGCTCGAACGGATGATCGGCGTCGGCGGCATGGGCGCCGTCTACCGCGCCCGCGACCTGCTGCGCGAACAGTTCGGCGATCCCGATCCCCACGTAGCGGTGAAACTGCTCAACGACGAATTCGCCGAACACTGCGACGCCAGCGCGTTGCTCTACAGCGAGTTCGCCCTCACCACGCGACTGCGCCATCCGCACATCGTGCGCCTGCACAGCTTCGAAATGGACATCGCCTGCCGCCGCGCCTTCATCACCCTGGAACTGATGCGCGGCCTGACGCTCGACCAGTTGCTCTGCGAACGCCCGCAAGGCCTGCCGTGGAACGAGTGCCGTGACATCGCGCTCGCCCTGCTCGACGCCCTGGCCTATTCGCACCAGCGCGGCGTGCTCCACGGCGACCTCAAGCCCAGCAACGTGATGCTCGCCGACGATGGCCCGCGACTGTTCGACTACGGCCTCGGACAGGCCCAGGAAGGCTTGCTGGAAGGGCTGCCGCGTCTCTCCCGCGAGCGTTTCAGCGCGTGGACTCCGCGCTATGCCGCGCTGGAGTTGCTCGATGGCGCCCCGCTGTCGCCGGCCAGCGACCTGTTCGCCGTGGCCTGCGTGCTGCATGAACTGGCCAGCGGCCATCACCCCTATCGCCGGCTCAACGCACGGCAGGCCAAAGCCATGCAACTGGAAGCGCAGCTCAAGGCACCAGACCAACTGCCGGCGCCAACCTGGCAAGCACTGCGTACCGCATTGGCGCTGGAAGAAAGTAGGCGCCACATAACCGCCGCCGAACTGCGCAAAGCATTTCTCGCGCAACCAGCCAGACGTTTCAGCCACTGGTTCCAGCGGCGCAAAGGATGA
- the tssM gene encoding type VI secretion system membrane subunit TssM: protein MKNFLKKLGVILRRTWVWSLLLVLVLALLVWFAGPLLAVAEHKFWASTSSRLLTIAALFLCWGLFMVFVSWNALRNREKEKSTDDGRERLRRQEQISEEQQELRVRFKDAMHTLKTSSLYRGRSERWRNDLPWYLLIGPQGSGKTSLLDFSGLDFPINKIERQLTRDTSGTRHCDWYFAEHGVLIDTAGRYLTQTDGEVDTSAWNTLLGLLRKRRRTRPLNGVLVNLPVELLQGGSEQELTELARQTRSRLQDIHQRLHVDAPVYLVLSKADQILGFDEFFDQLSREESDQVLGVSFRKEQNGTDIGVLRQEFEELLRRLNSQVILRMHQERDTQRRGRILDFPHQLAQIGDRLNLFVDAAFTGNRYQRASQLRGFYLSSAPYLVQQVDEDTAGICANLGMANVKLPTLRHGRSRFIHHLFSRVIFPEANLAGLDKRETRRIHWGQRAVYAGALAFLGIFGLLWASGFSANHARLEQVRDLSQQLQRQHTALTPQDDARTALKSLDTSYAASQVFPPKGDVSLHERGGLYQGDDSTPVLQAAYQRELESQLLPRVALTLEGQIRANLNDRERLLGSLRAYLMLNLPERRDADFLKDWMGADWSLRYSGEAVVQNGLGTHFARLLEQPFVYPLNEPLVAQARQVLRSESLASVVYRVLREQARSLPEYRLGQHLGPQGALFSGTDYVIPGFYTQRGYQQYFVAQGAPMVRDILRDNWVLGEGSSLSGQDLSRLMVELQQLYFRDYANFWSEAINRVQLQPVTEADKGAEEVAGLTAANSPLLQLLVEIRDNTRIPGLAESTEAAGDVANAAAEAGGKVGKVGKLAAAAAGQAQDALAKSLPDTARQAMQRRFEPLHRLLDDNGGPTADLTSLMQALNDLQLQLAGLARASQPEQMAFEMARGRMSGQTDALANLRNAAARLPQPINGWFNLLAEDSWTLVLGDAYRYLNQRYQAELYSFYFKAINKRYPFNQQSSSDVAIADFREFFKAQGVADRFFETYLHPFVSGDPGNYKLRSVDGHTLPMSRAFLEQMGYAQAIRRSFFAENPAEPQVQFKLEPYSIDSSLSRADFRFGDQQLEYRHGPIVPVAFKWPSDANDGRTSLVLEELGGRRVSLEKNTGPWSLFRLFDQMQSEYLRGRDVLMLKADLGGLRANYLVLAQRSPNPFDLGNLRNFRLPVAL, encoded by the coding sequence ATGAAGAACTTCCTCAAGAAGCTGGGCGTCATCCTGCGCCGAACCTGGGTCTGGAGCCTCCTGCTAGTGCTGGTCCTGGCATTGCTGGTGTGGTTCGCCGGCCCGCTGCTGGCAGTCGCCGAGCACAAGTTCTGGGCGAGTACCAGCTCTCGTCTGCTGACTATCGCGGCACTGTTCCTCTGCTGGGGCCTGTTCATGGTCTTCGTCAGTTGGAACGCACTCCGCAACCGAGAAAAGGAAAAGTCCACCGACGATGGCCGGGAGCGCCTGCGCCGTCAGGAACAGATCAGCGAAGAGCAACAGGAACTGCGTGTGCGCTTCAAGGACGCCATGCACACGCTGAAAACCTCCAGTCTCTACCGTGGACGCAGCGAACGCTGGCGCAACGACCTGCCGTGGTACCTGCTGATAGGCCCGCAGGGCAGCGGCAAGACCAGCCTGCTGGACTTCTCCGGGCTGGACTTCCCGATCAACAAGATCGAGCGCCAGCTCACCCGCGACACCAGCGGCACCCGCCACTGCGACTGGTACTTCGCCGAGCACGGCGTCCTGATCGACACCGCTGGCCGCTATCTCACCCAAACCGACGGCGAAGTCGACACCAGCGCCTGGAATACCCTGCTCGGCCTGTTGCGCAAGCGCCGCCGCACTCGGCCGCTGAACGGCGTGCTGGTCAACCTGCCGGTGGAGCTGCTGCAGGGCGGCAGCGAGCAGGAGCTGACTGAACTGGCCCGCCAGACCCGCAGCCGCCTGCAGGACATCCATCAGCGCCTGCACGTCGACGCGCCGGTGTACCTGGTACTGAGCAAAGCCGACCAGATCCTCGGCTTCGACGAATTCTTCGACCAACTGTCGCGGGAGGAAAGCGACCAGGTCCTCGGCGTCAGCTTCCGCAAGGAACAGAACGGCACCGACATCGGCGTCCTGCGCCAGGAATTCGAAGAGCTGCTGCGGCGCCTGAACAGCCAGGTGATCCTGCGCATGCACCAGGAGCGCGACACCCAGCGCCGTGGCCGCATCCTCGACTTCCCACACCAGCTCGCGCAGATCGGCGATCGCCTGAACCTGTTCGTCGACGCCGCCTTCACCGGCAACCGCTACCAGCGCGCCAGCCAGTTGCGTGGCTTCTACCTGAGCAGCGCTCCGTACCTGGTCCAACAGGTGGACGAAGACACCGCCGGCATCTGCGCAAACCTGGGCATGGCCAACGTCAAGCTGCCCACCTTGCGTCACGGTCGCTCGCGCTTCATCCACCACCTGTTCTCCCGGGTGATCTTCCCCGAGGCGAACCTCGCCGGGCTGGACAAGCGCGAAACCCGCCGCATCCACTGGGGCCAGCGGGCGGTCTACGCCGGAGCCCTGGCATTCCTCGGCATCTTCGGCCTGCTCTGGGCCAGCGGCTTCTCCGCCAACCATGCACGCCTGGAGCAGGTGCGCGACCTGAGTCAGCAACTGCAACGCCAGCACACCGCGCTGACGCCCCAGGACGACGCCCGAACCGCGCTCAAGTCTCTGGACACCAGTTACGCGGCCAGCCAGGTCTTCCCGCCCAAGGGCGACGTCTCGCTGCATGAGCGCGGCGGCCTGTACCAGGGCGACGACAGTACGCCGGTCCTTCAGGCGGCCTACCAGCGCGAGCTGGAAAGCCAGTTGCTGCCCCGCGTAGCGCTCACACTGGAAGGACAGATCCGCGCCAACCTGAATGACCGCGAACGCCTGCTTGGCAGCCTGCGCGCCTACCTGATGCTCAACCTTCCCGAGCGCCGTGATGCCGACTTCCTGAAGGACTGGATGGGCGCCGACTGGTCGCTGCGCTACAGCGGCGAAGCCGTCGTACAGAACGGACTGGGCACGCACTTCGCGCGTCTGCTGGAGCAACCCTTCGTCTACCCGCTGAACGAGCCACTGGTCGCCCAGGCGCGCCAGGTCCTGCGCAGCGAGTCCCTGGCCAGCGTGGTCTACCGCGTACTGCGCGAACAGGCCCGCAGCCTGCCGGAGTATCGCCTGGGCCAGCACCTCGGCCCGCAGGGCGCACTGTTCTCAGGCACCGACTACGTGATCCCCGGCTTCTACACCCAGCGTGGCTACCAGCAGTACTTCGTCGCCCAGGGCGCACCGATGGTGCGCGACATCCTGCGCGACAACTGGGTGCTCGGCGAAGGCAGCAGTCTCAGCGGACAAGACCTCAGCCGCCTGATGGTCGAGTTGCAGCAACTGTACTTCCGCGACTACGCCAACTTCTGGAGCGAAGCGATCAACCGCGTGCAACTTCAGCCGGTAACCGAAGCTGACAAGGGCGCCGAAGAAGTGGCCGGCCTCACCGCCGCCAACTCACCGCTGCTGCAACTGCTGGTCGAGATCCGCGACAACACGCGCATCCCGGGCCTTGCCGAAAGCACCGAGGCCGCAGGCGACGTGGCCAACGCCGCGGCCGAAGCCGGCGGCAAGGTGGGCAAGGTCGGCAAACTCGCAGCCGCCGCTGCCGGACAGGCGCAGGACGCCCTGGCCAAAAGCCTGCCGGACACCGCCCGGCAAGCCATGCAGCGCCGCTTCGAACCGCTGCATCGCCTGCTCGACGACAATGGCGGCCCGACGGCCGACCTCACCTCGCTGATGCAGGCGCTCAACGACCTGCAACTGCAACTGGCCGGTCTCGCCCGCGCCAGCCAGCCAGAGCAGATGGCCTTCGAGATGGCCCGTGGCCGGATGAGCGGCCAGACCGATGCGCTGGCCAACCTGCGCAACGCCGCCGCACGCCTGCCGCAACCGATCAACGGCTGGTTCAACCTGCTGGCCGAAGACAGTTGGACGCTGGTGCTGGGCGACGCCTACCGCTACCTCAACCAGCGCTATCAGGCCGAGCTATACAGCTTCTACTTCAAGGCCATCAACAAGCGCTATCCGTTCAACCAGCAAAGCAGCAGCGATGTCGCCATCGCCGACTTCCGGGAATTCTTCAAGGCCCAGGGCGTCGCCGACCGCTTCTTCGAAACCTACCTGCACCCCTTCGTCAGCGGCGATCCGGGCAACTACAAGCTGCGCAGCGTCGACGGCCACACCCTGCCCATGTCGCGCGCCTTCCTCGAACAGATGGGGTACGCCCAGGCGATCCGCCGCAGCTTCTTCGCGGAAAACCCGGCCGAGCCACAGGTGCAGTTCAAACTGGAGCCCTACTCGATCGACTCCAGCCTCAGCCGGGCCGACTTCCGCTTCGGCGACCAGCAACTGGAGTACCGCCACGGCCCCATCGTGCCGGTCGCCTTCAAGTGGCCCAGCGACGCCAACGACGGACGCACCAGCCTGGTACTCGAAGAACTCGGCGGCCGCCGGGTGAGCCTGGAGAAGAACACCGGCCCGTGGTCACTCTTCCGCCTGTTCGACCAGATGCAGAGCGAGTACCTGCGCGGCCGCGACGTGCTGATGCTGAAGGCCGATCTCGGCGGCCTGCGCGCCAATTACCTGGTGCTTGCACAGCGTTCGCCGAACCCATTCGACCTCGGCAACCTGCGCAACTTCCGCCTGCCGGTGGCGCTCTGA
- a CDS encoding PP2C family protein-serine/threonine phosphatase — MQVATRWRSAARTDPGKVRARNEDAFLDIPEHGLWVVADGMGGHLRGDRASRLIVESLAELPMEGGYELRVRQLRQCLHWLNRRLGQELTVPHDRPPQIMGSTVAALLLEGDRAACVWAGDSRCYLWRGSRLYQLTRDHSLQQQLIDEQGVSPDEARKHPSAHALTRAVGASDELALEVLELKVHPGDVFLLCSDGLYQAITQEALGLSMSLASPRAALERLFDHALQGPARDNLTAVVIRQ; from the coding sequence ATGCAGGTCGCAACACGCTGGCGCAGTGCCGCACGCACGGACCCGGGCAAGGTCCGTGCGCGCAACGAGGATGCCTTCCTAGACATCCCAGAGCACGGGCTATGGGTCGTAGCCGACGGCATGGGCGGCCACCTGCGCGGCGACCGTGCCAGCCGTCTGATCGTCGAAAGCCTCGCCGAGTTGCCGATGGAAGGCGGTTACGAACTGCGTGTCCGCCAGTTGCGCCAGTGCCTGCACTGGCTCAACCGCCGGCTGGGCCAGGAGCTGACCGTCCCCCATGACCGCCCCCCACAGATCATGGGCAGCACCGTCGCCGCCCTGCTGCTGGAAGGCGATCGCGCGGCATGCGTCTGGGCCGGCGACAGCCGCTGCTACCTTTGGCGCGGCAGCCGCCTCTATCAGCTCACCCGCGACCACTCCCTGCAACAGCAACTCATCGACGAGCAGGGCGTCAGCCCGGACGAGGCACGCAAGCACCCATCGGCGCACGCCCTCACCCGCGCCGTCGGCGCCAGCGACGAACTGGCGCTGGAAGTCCTCGAGCTCAAGGTTCATCCCGGCGACGTCTTCCTGCTGTGCAGCGATGGTCTCTACCAGGCCATCACACAGGAAGCGCTGGGACTCTCCATGAGTCTCGCCTCGCCCCGCGCGGCCCTGGAGCGTCTGTTCGACCACGCCCTGCAAGGCCCCGCCCGCGACAACCTGACCGCCGTGGTGATCCGCCAATGA